In Gossypium hirsutum isolate 1008001.06 chromosome D06, Gossypium_hirsutum_v2.1, whole genome shotgun sequence, one genomic interval encodes:
- the LOC107899863 gene encoding uncharacterized protein → MKVDRAKIEVIEKLSPPISFKGIRSFLGYVGFYRRFIKDFLKLSKPLCTLLEKNKPFNFEELKKWLVAAPIVIALEWTLSFELMCDASDYAVGAVLGQRKNKVLRSIYYGSRTLTNVQLNYTTRKNELLAVVFRFNKFRSYLVGTKVTIYMDYSTIKYLVFDLEIRDRKGIENQVADHLSRLEFGNEYGNGKLIKEYFSDEQLLVSMTLPCIVIQLLTEDTLEEWELLPKRHEMLLQNILKIELFDVWGIYFIGPFPLSVGNLYILLAVDYVFKWIEAVTLSTSDAKSVMKFLHKNIFIRFEKVVNPTRKHWSSKLVEALWAYRTAFKTLLGISPFKIIYGKPCHLPIELEHNAFWAIKKLNMDWVTANHKRLLELDEMEEFRAHAYENAKLYNEKTKRWHNNRIMPRQFELGQQVLLFNSWLKLLPVPFDEDHINAQFGIADVQDEHTPFADNVTTNGLTQVLNDLCVKAVEEPTQTPTTRAESENLGTTIDEEETVVQEPKKTTSLNLENEEE, encoded by the exons ATGAAAGTGGATAGAGCAAAAATTGAAGTAATAGAAAAACTTTCACCTCCCATCAGTTTCAAAggtattagaagttttttaggtTATGTaggattttatagaagattcattaaggatttcttGAAGCTATCTAAACCCTTGTGCACCTTGCTGGAGAAAAATAAACCTTTCAATTTTGAGGAATTGAAGAAATGGCTAGTAGCAGCACCAATTGTAATAGCTCTGGAATGGACACTAtcttttgaactcatgtgtgatGCCAGTGATTATGCTGTGGGAGCAGTGTTGGGGCAAAGGAAAAACAAAGTACTACGTTCAATATATTATGGGAGCAGAACCCTGACGAATGTGCAGCTTAACTATACCACCAGGAAAAATGAGTTATTGGCTGTAGTTTTCAGATTTAATAAATTCCGCTCTTATCTAGTTGGTACCAAGGTCACAATCTACATGGATTACTCTACTATAAAGTATTTG GTatttgacttggaaattagaGATCGAAAGGGGATTGAAAATCAAGTGGCTGATCACCTGTCAAGGTTagaatttggaaatgaatatggCAATGGCAAACTTATTAAAGAATACTTTTCAGATGAGCAGCTATTAGTTTCCATGACATTACCTTG TATTGTCATTCAGCTCCTTACAGAGGACACTTTGGAGGAATGGGAACTACTACCAAA GAGACACGAAATGTTACTGCAAAATATTCTAAAGATTGAGTTGTTTGATGTATGGGGAATATACTTTATTGGTCCATTTCCACTGTCAGTGGGAAACTTGTACATACTGTTGGCAGTGGACTATGTCTTTAAGTGGATCGAAGCTGTTACGCTTTCTACTAGTGATGCAAAGTCAGTAATGAAGTTCTTGCACAAGAACATTTTCATAAGATTCG aaaaagtgGTGAACCCAACTCGTAAGCATTGGTCCTCTAAACTGGTTGAAGCTTTGTGGGCTTATCGTACTGCTTTTAAAACACTGTTAGGGATATCACCTTTTAAGATTATTTATGGAAAGCCATGTCACCTACCTATTGAGCTTGAGCATAACGCATTTTGGGCTATTAAAAAGCTGAACATGGATTGGGTCACTGCTAACCATAAAAGGTTGTTAGAGCTGGATGAAATGGAAGAATTTAGGGCACATGCATATGAAAATGCTAAACTGTACAATGAGAAGACTAAACGTTGGCATAATAATAGAATTATGCCAAGACAATTTGAACTAGGGCAACAGGTGTTGTTGTTCAACTCTTGGCTCAAATTACTCCCTG TTCCGTTCGATGAAGATCATATTAACGCCCAATTTGGGATTGCTGATGTGCAAGATGAACACACACCCTTCGCTGACAATGTCACTACTAATGGATTGACTCAAGTCTTGAATGATTTATGCGTCAAAG CTGTAGAGGAGCCAACTCAAACTCCTACTACTAGAGCTGAATCCGAAAATTTGGGAACCACTATTGATGAAGAGGAAACTGTTGTTCAGGAACCTAAAAAGACGACATCATTAAATCTTGAGAATGAAGAAGAATAA